From a single Silene latifolia isolate original U9 population chromosome 6, ASM4854445v1, whole genome shotgun sequence genomic region:
- the LOC141586592 gene encoding bZIP transcription factor 60, with translation MMINDEIDWNQLLNFDDGVENFDFFAAASLPEFPAEESSPEEVHAAGTTVAAGESWMGELEQLLMKDDEEANNNGCSETTSSDFIKEFDLEVCDLLLASSPSIGNEGVIVNDDKGMEVSPNFESNCENNDKSSDDAPEVNDNDNDNDDDNDNDDDPLSKKRKRQSRNREAAMRSRERKKSLVKDLEMKSRYFEEECRRLQRMLHCCYVENQWLRCSLQTYGAPITRPESAVLLLESLLLGSLVWLMVNICLLPRSKLPLLNQEEAALLVSAVRKDLETAEPRGKGTKISEMWMSLSFTMTKKCKASRTKMKSHSTVSCF, from the exons ATGATGATAAACGACGAAATTGACTGGAATCAATTGTTAAACTTCGACGACGGCGTAGAAAACTTCGATTTCTTCGCCGCCGCATCATTGCCGGAATTTCCAGCGGAGGAATCCTCACCGGAGGAGGTACATGCGGCGGGGACGACGGTGGCGGCGGGCGAGTCATGGATGGGGGAATTAGAGCAATTGCTAATGAAAGACGACGAGGAGGCGAATAATAATGGTTGTAGTGAAACGACGAGCAGTGATTTTATTAAGGAGTTTGATTTAGAGGTTTGTGATTTGTTGCTTGCGTCGTCGCCGTCGATCGGAAATGAAGGTGTTATTGTGAATGATGATAAAGGAATGGAAGTTAGTCCCAATTTTGAGTCGAATTGTGAGAATAATGATAAGTCGTCGGATGATGCGCCGGAGGTTAACGATAACGATAACGACAACGACGATGATAACGATAATGACGATGATCCTCTCTCTAAGAAACGTAAAAG ACAATCGAGAAATCGAGAGGCCGCCATGAGATCAAGAGAAAGGAAAAAGAGTTTAGTAAAGGATTTAGAGATGAAAAGTCGATATTTTGAAGAGGAATGTCGGAGGCTGCAAAGGATGCTCCACTGTTGTTACGTTGAGAATCAGTGGTTGCGTTGTTCCTTGCAGACATATGGTGCTCCCATCACCAGGCCGGAGTCTGCCGTGCTCTTGCTGG AATCTCTGCTGTTGGGTTCCCTGGTTTGGTTGATGGTCAACATATGCCTGCTTCCTCGATCCAAGCTGCCCCTGTTAAATCAGGAAGAGGCAGCACTACTGGTAAGCGCGGTCAGAAAAGATCTGGAAACCGCAGAACCAAGAGGAAAGGGAACCAAGATAAGTGAAATGTGGATGTCCCTTTCTTTCACTATGACTAAGAAGTGCAAAGCTTCCAGGACAAAGATGAAGTCTCACTCTACAGTCTCGTGCTTTTAA